A genomic stretch from Penicillium digitatum chromosome 4, complete sequence includes:
- a CDS encoding HEAT repeat protein (DRIM), putative, with the protein MVGTGSKSKPVRRLKTGTETTKNHRFEGFSSRITKLKIDPIHRVRRASFGEDEDETSSYFRAALDHWFEMNLSDNFTQFVRRVNPLSESFAQVLYHEEKIMSLLVEFIEKRDQLSMEPLLSLLAQFARDLGVKFEKHFATAVTLVSSVAATHPDIEVVEWSFTCLAWIFKFLSRLLVPDLRQLLSIMTPYLGKERQKPFVARFAAESMSFLIRKAGLVYYKNKAPLETAVSFLFDDISKAAEDNKDTENYREGLMTMFSDAIRGVNNGLHSNGMDILNCVLGQIPPTSENHNDPAEVIFGLVVSLVHATTPDTFGPILDTVKAYIEDRSKSNTNPNLLECCRIMFLLVTTRKGVRIQNWKVVHQIQVSLLQQVSGSDVSSTTKSQILTSVAYALQMSPMDELLPFLRPVMDLVSTGPLSKHFLFFCATFSEWGSERFQGLLLSPFQKFINSSWQKSEWETCFTLLRLHEAGCITSETLQSGYISCPDAFKSRITNSLEYPTKDEALLNALVKLPTAISLFADSATLSKMVFKLHSNLLSAFEDGAAEGNNAQTKGLVFFLGQGFKTYVELANKVGELDSNLLKPIIATATRFSRLPVFLEGALAFISSLPESADLEHPTLENFAQDLIVNLASPSHRLRLVSLQLLRELIVRIAKDDPSPLELAIEVEESPLTMDSVRTISMHIRKLAILYPQIAHRRWMATLIPYFCFGLFSKKLAPLWDDSAAALKTISENPQGEKIVSDLSIQWLSEQDAEVPSDAPTEDDESSFVKSHFQCYNVAKVEKVLTANTKSTEDPYQILSQQFEQDHTVADTLPACPRTHALRVLNAAPGVAEKRSRQIVPLFLSWALREDQDDVPPTDEAKAEDAETGDVQVRWGFRDRLSMLALFARFHNPIVLFKAPEVHAAVLGLLCHGNSDLQKHALKVLFTWKDPNVRPYQENLLNLLDEARFKDELAIFVHVGDEESLIQQEHRAVLLPVVLRLLYGRMISKAGSAAAGQAGRRKTILRTISHLSEHDFGLFMQLSFGPLANVHVVKENNECDPTAFQEELTSPRRQLGLLKLIDTVFETLQTRMTEFASQTMDVVVYCLVRACRAIYNEGSDRIDERLLPVFQNIRSACIRCLNLVFSIVPNNDWTPYVRIIFKEMIDSRLDQFPIETAQGVSGLLRLFSTWAATPRSAFYLVQHNDKVLTKVIDCLAIESARDEVKNFILDEILIPLVEQSTGKNLQETEEMSDFPAEQIKSEVLSPYLEHALFHLSRLLKRGPSKPVLYSGVNALSLIAPCVESSKETASLVGITTYMLRQPVDRVSPRTKSGLLKILEHFLPLWDPKEDVELAQQVFDAVCSMFDYFKDDANREVLARVFGALATHDENLKVVAGLCADLNSRSTKRLEPDYARRLQAFRKVSDELSQTLSARQWKPLLYNMLFHLRDEDELAIRSSASFGLRRFIDRASTEPDADLETLINDVLFPSLQYGIRQKSELIRSEVVAVIGYFVKLNPTRPSVHDMHVLLVGDDEEASFFTNILHIQQHRRQRALRRLAGDAAQGSIQASNLGTIFIPLIEHFIFEDAADENAHNLIAEGVATLGVLSEWLEWGQFRANFRRYRSYMTSKPEKEKNILRLLGRMSDALSSAMDRKKRTENQTDEEVDKMDVVEPPMCTLAKSVPSLAKVSTELTTNFIPFLTNYIHHKQEKEMSMRLPASITTVKLLKILPEEELAIRLPPVLLDVCTTLKSKAQDSRDTARKTLNELALLLGPVYFGYILKELRNVLARGYQLHVLSFTVHSMLVTTTDHFKQGDLDYCLKELVAVVMDDTFGTVGQEKDAEGYTSKMQEVKSSKSYDSMELLAKVSTISQLSNLVRPLQALLCEKLNSKLVNKLDELMRRISIGLLRNPDAESRDMLVFCYEVIKEAYRDNAPDAGPAAPKTRYEERFLIRLQGAKRGEHRGTTSSHVYKLTRFSLDVLRAILSKFNSLLTASNLSGFIPIIGDALVQSQEEVKVSALRLLSTIIKLPLPEIDENSHVYFTEAVKLVKESPSTNSEAAQASLKLISSMLRERNDTKLRDGHLAYLLKRLASDIEEPDRQGVTFNFIRAVMSRKLIVPEMYELMDNIATMMVTNQTRSARDLARGTYVHFLIEYPQAKSRWTKQLAFFAKNLEYKHQAGRQSVMEAMHALLSKTGPELAQDIISTFFLPIVLAMANDESPECRELAGTLLGEFFNRADREQLKTILSPLRSWLEQTNNMALCSIGLQAMRIYFEAEQTEKDQQARFVIEILPGLMQPVLDDHENGNWEALYYALQLFTKLCKTASTLALSPACASIWTSVQECLFFPHAWVKTCAANLVGLWMADLAKTNAVAGYASLPLTGSSGLAIDKSAMLHLLRANLRSLRTPGIAEELAMQSVRNTVFLGRCCSQNGLELPKLAGESVESEDEDEDEDAGSEADGQAKGETKVEYNRSAIHYIFKQVSSLLRRETISGRANALIPKTAAITLLAALIRHIEVDQIRPSLRVILIPLQHLTDPSIPAPRSSDDTFQNTYKSLVSNCHEVLDLLQKKLGTTEYVEQISRVQAAIKERREGRRAKRRIDAVADPEKYGRDKMKKNERKRDKRREKGLEHRGKRRGW; encoded by the coding sequence ATGGTGGGGACAGGCTCAAAATCAAAGCCTGTCAGGCGCCTGAAAACGGGCACCGAAACCACAAAAAACCATAGATTCGAGGGCTTTTCATCACGCATTACCAAGCTCAAAATCGACCCGATCCACCGCGTGCGCCGCGCCAGTTTCggcgaagatgaagacgaaaCTTCCTCTTACTTCCGAGCGGCCCTCGATCATTGGTTCGAGATGAATCTTTCAGACAACTTTACACAATTCGTACGACGTGTCAACCCTCTCTCCGAGAGCTTTGCGCAAGTTCTGTATCATGAAGAAAAGATTATGAGTCTTTTAGTGGAATTCATCGAAAAGAGAGACCAGCTCTCTATGGAGCCGTTGCTGAGCTTGCTTGCGCAATTTGCTCGGGATCTGGGTGTCAAGTTCGAAAAACATTTTGCTACGGCAGTGACACTGGTGTCGTCCGTTGCGGCAACACATCCCGATATTGAAGTCGTTGAATGGAGTTTCACCTGTCTTGCATGGATCTTCAAATTCCTTTCTCGTCTGTTGGTGCCCGACCTGCGACAGTTGTTGAGTATCATGACTCCATATCTCGGAAAAGAACGACAAAAGCCATTTGTGGCGAGATTCGCCGCTGAGTCGATGTCGTTCCTCATCAGAAAGGCCGGCCTTGTTTATTACAAAAACAAAGCACCGCTTGAGACGGCAGTCTCATTCCTCTTCGACGATATCTCGAAAGCCGCCGAGGACAACAAGGATACCGAGAACTACAGGGAAGGGCTGATGACCATGTTTTCCGATGCTATTAGGGGAGTCAACAACGGGCTTCACTCCAATGGCATGGATATCCTCAATTGTGTTCTAGGTCAGATACCGCCGACTAGTGAGAATCACAATGATCCTGCAGAAGTTATATTTGGTCTGGTCGTCAGTCTTGTCCACGCCACGACTCCCGATACCTTCGGACCTATCCTCGACACGGTCAAGGCTTATATCGAAGATCGCTCAAAATCAAACACGAATCCCAATCTTTTGGAGTGCTGCCGTATTATGTTCCTTCTTGTGACAACTCGCAAGGGTGTCAGGATCCAGAACTGGAAGGTCGTTCATCAGATCCAAGTATCCCTACTTCAACAGGTCTCGGGGTCTGATGTATCATCGACAACGAAATCACAGATCCTTACAAGTGTCGCATACGCCCTTCAAATGTCACCCATGGACGAGTTGCTACCTTTCCTTCGCCCTGTTATGGACCTGGTGTCCACAGGCCCGCTTTCAAAACATTTCCTATTCTTCTGCGCAACATTCTCAGAGTGGGGATCAGAACGATTCCAGGGTTTACTTCTTTCGCCTTTCCAGAAGTTCATCAACTCATCGTGGCAAAAGTCAGAGTGGGAGACTTGTTTCACCCTGCTACGCCTGCATGAGGCTGGTTGCATCACCTCCGAGACCTTGCAATCTGGCTACATTTCCTGCCCAGATGCCTTCAAATCTCGCATAACTAATTCATTGGAATATCCCACAAAAGATGAAGCCTTATTGAATGCGTTGGTGAAGCTTCCAACAGCTATCTCTTTGTTTGCAGATTCTGCCACATTGTCCAAGATGGTTTTTAAGCTGCACAGTAACCTCCTATCAGCGTTCGAAGATGGTGCAGCTGAAGGCAATAACGCTCAGACGAAGGGTCTGGTGTTTTTCCTTGGTCAAGGATTCAAGACGTATGTCGAACTTGCTAACAAGGTAGGAGAGCTTGATTCGAATCTCCTGAAACCAATTATCGCCACTGCCACAAGATTCTCTCGCCTGCCAGTATTTTTGGAGGGTGCACTTGCCTTCATTTCCTCTCTCCCAGAGTCCGCGGACCTCGAACATCCCACCCTGGAAAACTTTGCCCAAGATTTAATCGTGAACTTGGCAAGCCCGTCGCACAGGCTGAGGCTGGTATCTCTTCAGCTTCTACGAGAATTGATTGTTCGCATTGCCAAAGACGACCCCTCGCCCTTGGAATTGGCAATCGAAGTCGAAGAGAGCCCACTAACAATGGACTCCGTGAGAACCATCTCTATGCATATTCGTAAACTTGCGATTCTCTACCCCCAAATTGCTCACCGCCGATGGATGGCCACTCTGATCCCTTACTTTTGCTTCGGATTGTTCTCGAAGAAGTTGGCCCCACTGTGGGATGACTCTGCTGCTGCATTGAAGACTATTAGCGAGAATCCCCAGGGCGAGAAGATCGTGTCTGATTTGTCGATCCAGTGGCTATCAGAGCAGGATGCCGAGGTGCCCAGCGATGCTCCAACAGAAGACGACGAAAGCTCTTTCGTCAAGAGCCATTTCCAGTGTTACAATGTTGCGAAGGTTGAAAAAGTACTCACCGCAAATACCAAGAGCACAGAGGATCCGTATCAGATCCTATCTCAACAATTCGAACAGGACCACACAGTCGCAGACACCCTCCCCGCTTGCCCGCGAACCCATGCACTTCGTGTCCTGAACGCTGCACCGGGCGTTGCTGAGAAACGCTCGCGCCAGATTGTGCCATTGTTCTTGTCCTGGGCATTGCGTGAGGACCAAGATGATGTACCCCCAACTGACGAGGCGAAGGCCGAAGATGCTGAGACTGGTGATGTGCAAGTGCGTTGGGGATTCCGGGATCGATTGTCCATGCTTGCTTTGTTCGCGCGGTTCCACAACCCCATTGTCTTGTTTAAGGCCCCTGAGGTCCATGCGGCAGTCCTAGGACTCTTATGCCATGGTAACTCAGACCTGCAAAAACATGCGCTCAAGGTTCTTTTCACCTGGAAAGATCCGAATGTGCGCCCGTATCAGGAAAACCTACTTAACCTCTTGGATGAGGCCAGATTCAAGGATGAGCTTGCTATTTTCGTGCATGTTGGCGACGAAGAAAGTCTTATTCAACAAGAGCACCGCGCTGTTCTCCTTCCCGTGGTCCTTCGACTACTCTATGGTCGAATGATATCTAAGGCTGGCTCGGCCGCTGCTGGCCAAGCCGGCAGACGGAAGACCATCCTTCGAACCATCTCGCACCTCTCGGAGCACGACTTTGGACTTTTCATGCAGCTCTCCTTCGGTCCTCTTGCAAACGTGCACGTTGTCAAGGAAAACAATGAGTGCGATCCAACTGCGTTCCAGGAAGAGTTAACAAGCCCAAGAAGACAGCTAGGTCTGCTTAAGCTAATTGATACTGTCTTTGAGACCCTTCAGACTCGTATGACTGAATTTGCATCGCAGACGATGGATGTGGTTGTCTACTGTTTGGTGCGAGCATGCCGGGCGATTTACAACGAAGGTAGCGATCGCATTGATGAGCGCCTCTTGCCTGTGTTCCAAAACATTCGTTCAGCGTGTATTCGCTGTCTTAATTTGGTCTTCTCGATTGTCCCGAACAACGATTGGACTCCCTACGTCCGTATCATATTTAAGGAGATGATTGACAGCCGACTGGATCAGTTCCCTATTGAGACAGCACAGGGTGTTTCGGGTCTTTTACGATTGTTCTCCACATGGGCCGCTACCCCAAGGTCAGCGTTCTACCTAGTGCAGCATAACGACAAGGTCTTGACTAAGGTGATTGACTGTCTTGCGATCGAATCTGCCCGCGATGAAGTGAAGAACTTTATATTGGATGAGATTCTCATACCGTTGGTTGAGCAGTCTACAGGCAAAAATTTGCAAGAAACCGAAGAGATGTCTGACTTCCCAGCTGAGCAAATCAAATCTGAAGTTCTCTCTCCCTACCTGGAGCACGCCCTCTTCCATCTCAGCCGTCTCCTCAAGAGAGGCCCTTCGAAGCCCGTTCTTTACTCCGGAGTCAATGCTCTTTCCCTGATCGCCCCTTGCGTCGAATCTTCCAAAGAGACCGCTAGCCTAGTCGGAATCACAACATACATGCTTCGTCAGCCCGTGGATCGTGTCAGCCCCAGAACTAAGTCTGGTTTGCTGAAGATTCTCGAACATTTTTTGCCCTTGTGGGACCCCAAGGAAGATGTCGAGCTTGCCCAACAAGTGTTTGATGCGGTGTGCTCCATGTTCGACTACTTCAAGGATGATGCGAACAGAGAAGTATTGGCTCGAGTCTTTGGTGCTCTTGCTACGCACGATGAGAACCTCAAGGTGGTTGCCGGATTGTGCGCGGATCTAAACTCTCGCTCAACTAAAAGACTCGAACCCGATTATGCGAGACGTTTGCAAGCTTTTAGAAAAGTCAGCGACGAACTGTCTCAAACTTTGAGCGCGAGGCAGTGGAAACCTCTCCTCTACAATATGCTTTTCCATTTGagggatgaagatgagcttGCTATCCGATCTAGCGCCTCCTTTGGTTTGAGACGATTCATCGACAGAGCGTCCACTGAACCAGACGCAGACTTGGAGACCCTCATCAATGATGTCCTCTTTCCGTCTTTGCAATATGGTATCCGGCAGAAGTCTGAGCTTATTCGCTCTGAAGTTGTCGCTGTCATTGGCTACTTCGTCAAACTCAATCCCACCAGACCCTCTGTGCATGACATGCACGTTCTTCTCGTCGGTGACGATGAGGAGGCCTCTTTCTTCACCAACATTCTCCATATCCAACAGCACCGCCGGCAACGTGCTTTGCGGCGTCTGGCTGGAGACGCAGCTCAAGGCAGCATTCAGGCTTCGAATCTGGGCACTATCTTCATTCCTCTTATCGAACACTTTATCTTTGAGGATGCTGCTGATGAAAATGCCCACAACCTGATTGCTGAAGGTGTTGCTACTCTTGGTGTTCTCTCCGAATGGTTGGAATGGGGTCAATTCCGAGCAAACTTCCGGAGATACCGCAGCTACATGACAAGCAAGCctgagaaagagaaaaataTCCTCAGACTGCTGGGCCGTATGTCTGATGCGCTGTCTAGTGCAATGgacagaaagaaaagaacagagaacCAGACCGATGAAGAAGTTGACAAGATGGATGTTGTGGAGCCGCCCATGTGCACGCTCGCCAAGAGTGTTCCTTCTCTTGCGAAGGTTTCAACGGAATTGACCACAAATTTCATTCCTTTCCTGACCAACTATATCCACCACAAgcaggagaaggagatgagTATGCGCTTGCCAGCTTCGATTACCACTGTCAAGCTTCTCAAGATTCTCCCCGAAGAAGAACTGGCTATTCGTCTTCCTCCGGTCCTTCTGGATGTCTGCACAACCCTCAAGAGTAAAGCACAGGATTCTCGTGACACTGCACGTAAAACACTCAACGAGCTCGCTCTCCTTTTGGGTCCTGTCTATTTCGGCTACATCCTCAAGGAACTTCGCAACGTTCTCGCACGAGGCTATCAGCTCCACGTTCTCTCATTCACCGTCCATTCCATGCTTGTGACCACTACTGATCACTTTAAGCAAGGGGACTTGGATTACTGTTTGAAAGAACTGGTTGCAGTTGTGATGGATGATACCTTTGGCACAGTCGGCCAAGAAAAGGACGCAGAAGGATACACCAGCAAAATGCAGGAGGTCAAGAGCAGCAAGAGCTACGACTCTATGGAGCTTCTTGCTAAGGTCTCAACTATCAGCCAATTGTCAAACCTGGTTAGGCCTCTCCAGGCACTCCTTTGCGAGAAGCTCAATTCGAAACTTGTCAACAAACTTGATGAGCTCATGCGAAGAATCAGTATCGGTCTTTTAAGAAACCCTGACGCCGAAAGTCGTGATATGTTGGTCTTCTGTTACGAGGTCATCAAAGAGGCCTATCGGGATAATGCCCCAGATGCAGGTCCAGCTGCGCCTAAGACTAGGTACGAGGAACGGTTCTTGATCCGACTGCAAGGAGCCAAGCGGGGCGAGCACAGGGGTACGACATCTTCTCATGTTTACAAGTTGACCCGGTTTTCGCTGGATGTGCTTCGTGCTATCCTCAGCAAATTCAATTCATTGTTGACAGCTTCTAACTTGTCGGGCTTTATTCCCATTATTGGTGATGCGCTTGTTCAGTCTCAGGAAGAAGTGAAGGTCTCTGCTCTCCGTTTGCTCTCCACGATCATCAAGCTTCCGCTGCCAGAGATTGACGAGAACTCACACGTCTATTTCACTGAGGCAGTAAAACTAGTCAAAGAGTCTCCTAGCACCAACTCCGAAGCAGCACAGGCCTCCCTGAAATTGATCTCTTCCATGCTGCGTGAACGAAATGATACCAAGCTCCGTGACGGACATCTTGCATACTTGCTTAAGCGTCTGGCCTCCGACATCGAGGAGCCAGATCGCCAGGGTGTGACTTTCAACTTCATTCGCGCAGTCATGTCCCGGAAGCTCATCGTTCCCGAGATGTATGAGCTTATGGACAACATCGCAACGATGATGGTGACGAACCAGACTCGGTCTGCCCGGGATCTTGCCCGCGGTACCTACGTCCATTTCTTGATCGAGTACCCACAGGCAAAGAGTCGCTGGACCAAACAGCTTGCTTTCTTCGCCAAGAACTTGGAGTACAAGCATCAGGCAGGAAGGCAGTCAGTTATGGAGGCGATGCACGCACTCCTTTCAAAAACCGGCCCAGAACTGGCACAGGATATCATAAGCACCTTCTTCCTGCCTATCGTCCTCGCTATGGCGAACGATGAGTCGCCGGAATGCCGCGAGTTAGCGGGTACACTGCTAGGAGAGTTCTTCAACCGTGCGGACCGGGAGCAGTTGAAGACTATCCTTTCTCCCCTTCGGTCATGGTTGGAGCAAACCAACAACATGGCTCTGTGCAGTATTGGATTGCAGGCCATGCGGATCTACTTTGAGGCCGAGCAGACCGAGAAGGATCAGCAGGCTCGTTTCGTCATCGAAATCCTCCCTGGCTTGATGCAACCTGTTCTTGATGACCATGAAAATGGTAACTGGGAAGCTCTTTACTATGCCCTGCAACTTTTCACCAAGCTTTGCAAGACTGCTTCCACGCTTGCTCTAAGTCCGGCATGCGCTTCTATCTGGACTTCCGTTCAAGAGTGCTTATTCTTCCCTCATGCATGGGTCAAGACATGTGCTGCAAACCTTGTAGGCTTGTGGATGGCTGATCTAGCCAAGACAAATGCTGTCGCTGGTTACGCTTCTCTTCCCTTGACTGGAAGTTCTGGTCTCGCAATAGACAAGTCGGCTATGCTGCACCTTCTTCGTGCCAATCTCCGTAGTCTGCGTACCCCGGGCATTGCCGAGGAGCTGGCTATGCAGAGTGTGCGGAACACTGTCTTCCTTGGACGTTGCTGTTCCCAAAACGGTCTCGAACTTCCAAAGCTAGCAGGCGAGAGTGTTGAAtccgaagacgaagacgaggatgaggatgctGGCAGTGAAGCTGATGGACAAGCAAAGGGGGAAACCAAGGTGGAATATAACAGATCTGCAATCCACTACATCTTCAAGCAGGTCTCCTCCCTATTGCGACGGGAAACTATCTCCGGCCGAGCAAACGCCCTCATTCCCAAGACAGCTGCCATCACGCTTCTTGCCGCGCTAATCCGCCACATCGAAGTTGATCAGATCCGTCCTTCTCTCCGTGTCATTCTCATTCCCCTGCAGCATCTGACGGATCCCTCAATTCCTGCGCCACGCTCCTCGGATGATACCTTCCAGAACACGTACAAGTCTCTCGTATCCAACTGCCACGAGGTCTTGGATCTTCTCCAGAAAAAACTCGGCACCACTGAGTACGTGGAGCAGATTTCAAGGGTCCAGGCGGCTATCAAGGAACGTCGTGAAGGACGACGGGCCAAGCGTCGCATCGATGCTGTTGCCGACCCTGAGAAATACGGACGTgacaagatgaagaagaacgaGCGGAAGAGAGACAAGCGCCGTGAGAAGGGCTTGGAGCACCGTGGAAAGAGACGCGGTTGGTAG
- a CDS encoding Cwf19-like, C-terminal domain-1, with product MAPKCIVIGSLNGRIRPVFTKLAKLQPKQDFSFAIILGDLFGDGLTEDELEEITALIEGKITVACPTYFTLGNRPLPPQVVEKIEATDEVCPNLFFLGKRGTLKTTDGIRIVALGGIMGEAEGRSKPESNASGKFQPTYSESDARALFGTHKTDILITNQWPKDVRLGSSCEVSGDDGTVPSELQCIADVCATLKPRYHFSRSDGAFFEREPFFHMPTEEGQDVYPLTRFISLPTFGSTKNAIYAFTLDPTAPFPSSIPPGSTICPWSAVQSRRKTLPSQNESYQRYAPSDRDRDPRHQRRHKERAPPPGPENCFFCLSNPNIATHLITSIGNDSYVTTAKGPLPTKNFYPSLGFPGHMLIIPFEHCPTIDLIFDPAIRASTFAEMQRYRESLHQTLNERSGGKLGAVTWELSRSNGIHTHWQFLPMPVEKIRSRLVEMAFKKEASNLEYSKFKTVPNPDEIHNHHMIDYFRVFIWTPVPSTEAEAEPDNWSSPEHKGVWKTESGEENVIIMKILPENRFDLQFGRRVMGKVLYLDERINWRDCVQTDDEEAKDAEAFKEAFKKHDFAMEMEE from the exons ATGGCTCCCAAATG TATTGTAATTGGCAGCTTGAACGGTCGAATACGGCCCGTGTTCACTAAGCTAGCCAAGCTGCAGCCAAAACAGGATTTCTCCTTTGCGATCATTCTTGGCGACCTCTTCGGTGATGGCTTGACTGAAGACGAACTTGAGGAAATTACCGCCTTAATAGAGGGGAAAATAACTGTGGCATGCCCAACCTACTTCACCCTTGGTAACCGACCGCTTCCCCCTCAAGTGGTCGAAAAGATTGAAGCAACTGATGAAGTGTGCCCCAACTTGTTCTTCCTGGGAAAGCGAGGAACCTTGAAGACAACAGATGGTATCCGCATTGTCGCCCTCGGTGGAATCATGGGAGAGGCAGAGGGGAGGTCTAAACCCGAAAGCAATGCTAGCGGCAAGTTCCAGCCGACATACAGTGAATCCGACGCTCGTGCACTGTTTGGGACTCACAAAACCGACATTCTTATCACCAATCAATGGCCGAAGGATGTCCGTCTAGGATCTAGCTGTGAGGTTTCTGGGGATGACGGGACTGTGCCATCTGAATTACAGTGCATCGCTGATGTCTGCGCGACTCTGAAACCCCGTTATCACTTTTCTCGGTCAGACGGTGCTTTCTTCGAGCGTGAACCCTTCTTTCACATGCCAACGGAGGAGGGTCAAGATGTCTACCCACTCACTCGGTTTATTTCATTGCCTACTTTTGGCTCGACGAAAAATGCCATCTATGCTTTTACCTTAGACCCAACAGCACCTTTCCCAAGCAGCATCCCCCCAGGCTCAACCATCTGCCCATGGTCAGCGGTGCAAAGCAGGCGCAAAACACTCCCAAGTCAAAATGAATCATACCAGCGCTACGCCCCCTCCGACAGAGATAGAGACCCGAGGCATCAACGCCGACACAAAGAACGCGCCCCTCCGCCAGGCCCCGAGAACTGTTTTTTCTGCCTCTCGAATCCTAACATCGCCACTCATCTCATTACCTCAATCGGCAATGACAGCTACGTCACCACTGCCAAAGGACCTTTGCCCACCAAAAATTTCTACCCCTCACTGGgcttcccaggtcacatGCTCATCATCCCCTTCGAGCACTGCCCGACTATCGACCTAATATTCGACCCGGCCATCCGGGCCTCGACCTTCGCCGAGATGCAACGATACCGCGAATCCCTGCACCAAACGCTGAACGAGCGATCAGGGGGCAAGCTGGGGGCTGTCACATGGGAACTCAGCCGCTCAAACGGTATCCACACACATTGGCAATTCCTGCCGATGCCAGTAGAGAAGATTCGCTCCCGGCTTGTGGAAATGGCATTCAAGAAGGAAGCCTCGAATCTGGAATACTCGAAGTTCAAGACCGTGCCAAACCCCGACGAAATCCACAATCACCATATGATTGATTACTTCCGAGTCTTTATTTGGACGCCTGTGCCTAGCACTGAAGCTGAAGCTGAACCCGATAACTGGTCGTCACCCGAGCACAAAGGCGTTTGGAAGACTGAATCTGGAGAAGAGAACGTTATAATTATGAAAATCCTGCCGGAGAACCGATTTGATTTGCAATTCGGTCGTCGGGTTATGGGTAAGGTTCTCTATCTGGATGAGCGTATTAACTGGAGGGACTGTGTGCAGACGGATGACGAGGAGGCCAAGGATGCTGAGGCTTTCAAGGAAGCTTTCAAGAAACATGATTTTgcgatggagatggaggagtAA
- a CDS encoding Sugar transporter, conserved site: MSHANITLWIRDIASDLESVPSTFSSWDRCMAKSYCKWPVIVGIIVGRRRDKTPRHFDDPPFHQPPPPAPNPVYQAPPAPPAYSGAQQTAHFDAPKFPDSHINEDALPEMPTWAGAVDKRVECPNNHGDVELEPLNPPDLRRSAGTSGAAYSDYSPNLAIGAAVVGYGGSGPTDPRARRSPGPVAALDYIQDPYGHHSAGMPSSGAVFDPYGSRSPGSVALATQDPYGRRSPGPAAAWTVSQDPYGRRSPGISALAPNYGAAAHDPYGSRSPDTPIHAPYDQQLNQASYDDHSYGAGNGYHVVTAPSPVTAYKPHTNYSPVPMAFSSSSERDHSTAAAPAPGFQRQPSFGSSQHPPTHTSQPLYRAFSPGAPSSSPHAFSVSSPSGYTTYNPHANATPMPYPENTRPPSLLQSGKRPTVNTSSNL, translated from the exons ATGAGTCATGCAAATATTACACTATGGATTCGAGACATTGCGAGTGATCTCGAGTCCGTTCCAAGTACCTTTTCCAGCTGGGACAGATGTATGGCCAAATCGTATTGCAA GTGGCCCGTCATCGTTGGTATCATCGTCG GCAGGCGCAGAGACAAAACGCCTAGACACTTTGATGACCCTCCGTTCCACCAGCCTCCACCACCGGCTCCAAATCCGGTCTACCAGGCGCCACCAGCCCCACCCGCATATAGTGGTGCGCAACAGACTGCGCATTTTGATGCGCCCAAGTTTCCGGATTCTCATATCAATGAGGACGCCCTGCCTGAGATGCCTACCTGGGCCGGTGCCGTTGACAAGCGTGTTGAATGCCCAAATAATCATGGCGACGTCGAACTGGAGCCATTGAATCCCCCAGACTTAAGGCGTTCTGCCGGTACCTCTGGTGCCGCTTACTCGGACTATTCACCCAACCTAGCCATCGGCGCGGCTGTCGTAGGATACGGCGGATCTGGGCCTACCGATCCACGTGCACGACGGTCTCCTGGCCCAGTAGCAGCATTGGATTACATCCAAGACCCCTATGGTCATCATTCGGCGGGCATGCCTTCCTCCGGGGCGGTGTTTGATCCTTATGGGAGCAGATCCCCGGGCTCGGTGGCACTTGCTACCCAGGACCCATACGGAAGACGTTCGCCCGGCCCAGCAGCAGCGTGGACTGTCAGTCAAGATCCGTACGGGAGGCGCTCGCCGGGTATCTCAGCCCTAGCACCTAACTATGGCGCCGCAGCGCACGACCCCTACGGTTCGCGCTCTCCCGATACACCAATCCACGCCCCTTACGATCAGCAACTAAACCAAGCCTCCTATGACGACCACTCCTATGGCGCAGGAAATGGCTACCACGTCGTGACCgcaccctcgcccgtgacTGCATACAAGCCGCACACTAACTACAGCCCCGTGCCAATGGCcttctcttcatcttcggagAGAGATCATTCCACGGCCGCGGCCCCAGCACCAGGCTTTCAGCGCCAGCCTTCTTTCGGCTCTAGCCAGCATCCCCCAACACATACCTCCCAGCCTTTATATCGCGCCTTCTCCCCCGGTGCTCCTTCCTCGTCTCCTCATGCTTTCTCGGTTTCCTCGCCTTCAGGGTACACGACCTATAACCCTCACGCGAATGCGACCCCCATGCCCTATCCCGAAAACACCAGGCCTCCCAGTCTGCTGCAAAGCGGTAAAAGGCCCACGGTCAATACTTCTAGCAATCTTTGA